One stretch of Armigeres subalbatus isolate Guangzhou_Male chromosome 2, GZ_Asu_2, whole genome shotgun sequence DNA includes these proteins:
- the LOC134217388 gene encoding ER membrane protein complex subunit 5, with protein MALLNKLVVFAGFVFLLHAAYSAAQHRAYLRITDQEFTNLPVDIIFQAVLSLMLIIYNILQVVGDFKEIRAAVDLQAKSWETLGNIPSFYTFNHRGKALSPFYEQPNPTAMERSDLSSFE; from the exons atggcATTACTGAATAAATTAGTGGTGTTTGCTGGATTTGTATTCCTTCTTCACGCTGCGTATTCTGCGGCTCAAC ACCGAGCGTATTTGAGGATCACGGATCAGGAATTTACAAACCTTCCCGTGGAT ATAATATTTCAAGCTGTTCTAAGTCTGATGCTGATTATCTATAATATTTTACAAGTGGTAGGGGATTTCAAGGAGATTCGAGCGGCAGTGGATTTGCAGGCCAAATCATGGGAAACGCTCGGAAACATTCCTTCGTTTTACACGTTCAATCACCGCGGTAAAGCCTTATCCCCCTTCTACGAACAACCTAACCCGACAGCAATGGAACGGTCAGATTTAAGCAGTTTTGAGTGA